From one Lolium rigidum isolate FL_2022 chromosome 4, APGP_CSIRO_Lrig_0.1, whole genome shotgun sequence genomic stretch:
- the LOC124707730 gene encoding uncharacterized protein LOC124707730 has translation MRGTAVTLRPGQSPAVRSTSNAADSPTLHRRPLLHPRLHLRRSPEPSQPSIRRRPMPPLTSSATNAASGAGCFTELASAADFAAIASPGGRISVIGFGSLLSERSARSTFPELEGFRVAALRGFRRVFAHAAPIFFERGIAIEATKEFSSLSVEQCEGEMIVVTVFEIKEEEVPAFIERETEFRFLAVVPEGLDGVPFPNPAVVCARYSDEEYFLVRCKGSKEIYNQHYGRYNIDKIWRDDILPCRLYLRHCVLAAKNLGEPAYGNFLDHTYLGDRKTTIREYLATAGAGIMEEEPPESLKSRYGG, from the exons ATGCGCGGCACCGCTGTAACGCTCCGCCCCGGCCAATCCCCAGCCGTCCGATCAACATCCAACGCGGCAGACTCCCCCACCCTCCACCGACGACCACTCCTCCATCCccgcctccacctccggcgaTCGCCGGAACCCTCGCAGCCGTCCATCCGCCGCCGCCCCATGCCTCCTCTAACTTCTTCCGCGACCAACGCCGCCAGCGGCGCCGGCTGCTTCACCGAGCTGGCCTCTGCCGCCGACTTCGCCGCCATCGCCTCTCCTGGCGGCCGCATCTCCGTCATCGGCTTCGGCTCGCTTCTCTCCG AGCGGAGTGCGAGGAGCACGTTCCCCGAGCTGGAGGGGTTCCGCGTGGCGGCGCTGCGCGGGTTCCGCCGCGTCTTCGCCCACGCTGCCCCCATCTTCTTCGAGCGCGGCATCGCCATCGAGGCAACCAAG GAGTTCTCAAGCTTAAGCGTGGAGCAATGTGAGGGAGAAATGATAGTTGTCACTGTGTTTGAAATCAAGGAGGAGGAG GTGCCAGCATTCATCGAGAGAGAGACCGAGTTCAGATTTCTTGCA GTGGTTCCTGAAGGATTGGATGGAGTGCCTTTTCCAAATCCAGCA GTTGTCTGTGCACGTTATAGCGATGAAGAATATTTCCTAGTGAGATGCAAAG GAAGCAAGGAGATATATAATCAGCACTATGGACGCTACAACATTGATAAAATATGGAGGGATGATATATTGCCCTGTCGTCTATATCTAAGGCATTG TGTTCTTGCTGCCAAAAATCTTGGAGAGCCAGCATATGGCAACTTCTTAGACCACACCTATCTGGGTGACCGGAAAACCACGATCAGGGAATACTTGGCCACGGCTGGAGCTGGCATCATGGAAGAGGAGCCTCCAGAGTCCCTAAAAAGCAGATATGGTGGCTGA